A genomic region of Corallococcus macrosporus contains the following coding sequences:
- a CDS encoding flagellar hook-length control protein FliK, translating into MATDSESPKPVAPASGAAPELRLLDRRAFVGFPALEVQPGLRIADFALQIPDVSFPFNVSAGATRYQRKKLLFGFLELTVDADLVTRKVAELAGRLAGIEELRLHFRPGYLEGQGRLPAPERTPFTFKIAFDADGDRLAVYVYDVRLYGFSATPSVQLPGLLSEAVGALGLLPDVEVRGATGFSTRVLPALCELAALSRGYKVPTLDTARLSAAEVSSTGLRLRFAAGGLPPPAAPDEELMLALEGARAFADAEALVAQGRLAEARQAYLQAGDAQDAHPFAAERLLALLVADPQAHDLALDVAATLSRRRDRSPAALWGEAVVRERRGEGARAAERYLALCALARRTSEEAAAFFAAEAAARSSRDTAPQVAVKALHELLGLKPDHLPSLKALARASDQARDRAGAVRAYRRLAALARDPLEAADAHVHLARLCAQTEDDIAGARLHCEAALRLSPDQPDALLLLGELCHRGGEHLRALKALDRLREVSMARHELDRVGQADLLAGRVWEDGLKQPENALLRYREAVSLLPGEPEPLFASARVAEGLGRLQEALSGYQQALELAGPAPRSESVRHAAHESHHALARLSRTKLGDPARAREHLEAALALDPRDAVALEELIPYFRVTGRSQELAEALEKAAALKEEPKARAALWAEAGELYRGKLQQADKADKLLTLALEADGDHRPALESLLALAEARRDGAQLTRCLAALARLTVEPKERAQKYRRLAVAARDLAFDLDLAVHALQEVLRAEPDDLPALGELCALQRKRSDLAGLATALEDRARVAEAQGDKRLAAAALRELAGVLEARLGRVGDALVALEKAARLAPDAAVLLDLADLSLRCERPEHARRALESLLATLPRTAAPEKLADVRARLGRACELLGDREGAIAAYAQAFPLRRLDDVLATRLEALYTEAGETQALAELWATRAQALAGADRAEEAAPLFLQSARALLERGEKASALMRLASALEASPEGPLAAEVLEALAELELERGEKLEAARLYARRATLVPEARAGAKLLFRASLLAAGTSREEAFLAEALERDATFAPARIRRGELRLATDARAALEDFEAVLALPPADVDAPREAERVALTRKAATAAVRANRTDAARRLLAEFSARTPEDLDARLELAALHRKAGAREALADLLVELWPRLAGDARRQARRELAELCLSLGRASAAADSLRSLLAEEPQDAWAAQALLELLPPPGTGTPEEEAERLELLGTLVSAASGEARAELLARRAALHRSAGRTGPARDDCAQAAKLSRRPAPLLLMLAELAREASDAPAELDAWRRAVAADATLGARARERLLALAAVLLEKDERASAGDALRAAIALDPPSDARCDAFFALAELARRDSKPADEAAALAEASRQGPIARRVEALLLRATLLEELGDRSGAARDLEAALVLAPRHEEATLALQRVLRDLEDWARLAELLAAEAPHAPAAAAASLYSELASLYLDRLGQGAPAEAALRQALRLSPADATVRRRLVSLVAGRGELLEAAGLLEAAAEDADAAEAAALLREGVTYARQAQELDRALALARRAHARVPAKGEDLATLADLLFLRGAVREALPLQEALVQAADFRAAPEAAESTSLRLGDLAEQAGDVKRAVAAYRHLLAERPLCERAVERLAALLERDDPRGAFEVRVAHARVLAPSEDTVTRLVSLAERAREALADAGIAASLLSHAAQMAKEPLPLRRRLVALYRETGRTSELLAELQPVAALSLQAGEVDAALAAYDEEARLAESLGRADEALRSLANARDLLAAGERNAEAAACERRRAELLRDVKLDLNAAEASLERAFGFAAELDTARMGAALAERRDDAAAEARWWERGLPRMTGTREGAAVLLRLARLYLGELADPAKAEGFLRQALRQDRWLTEAENLLAELLERDGRLAELAAWYEECAESEIDADRHAALLLQAAVLYRDRANKPEAAAAALIAARAAKPDDLNLTAQAAELLHQVRRPADAAEFDAILLEADPFREPVFARHRAFLEESGERQALAELMLRRAERQTPAEAAASYLAAASAFREEGARERAILCEDRAFELDPANAEAFQHVRERAAGDVRRLADLLGQRAEAVAPTEALPLLRERAQRLLDAGEALKAAEAFDDYLGRAGGDVDALCARAELAAQGGGPAAAQPYDRRVLALGGDTLPVPVRVRTWLRLGHASLASGAFHDAADAFEAVVSLEPEGARGGEALSLLAEVHSRTGNGPGLYRASLQLARRAQDAATEEVLLRRAADLFDDPREAIDALVPLARLRPADASVIDRAVEGLRALGRHGDLLGIYEAGAEAAGGSRAAELLLAAASVANESLSDADTAWALTRRAAEADPENPAALRALVDGLRARKESAELLAALERLIPLTEDADESAVLRLEFAALAKDAGREDAARDALEAVVSRGVSGAGYADALEALEPLLGEAHARRAEVRVARAELASGEQRVSLLVAAARAFEKAGLLEDALKAAKAAVATEPDLRAALLVAHLHRASGDAPRAARALLQAARLAAPEERPPLLLEAAGLWEKAGEMSEALEVIERIATDAPDMLSASELAERFARLGSFARALDVGFAPAMAAGEYTDALAMAAQAGDVPRTRVALWALVAMPDADPAHASALADGLREDAEWEGLLELAALSYERDAGFAVALRDEVLRARPAPVLARLRALEEVGGEPGLGARLMLLLPELGLEPEALAEAVLVRVRALPEPARLESLAFAADGWPARREELLRERYALERQLGNLESAERTLALIAEDTKDARARALLHLERGELLQGPLAQPAEAREAFEAALADDADNLAAVQALLALVDEARESTVFLTLADTLAKLAGADAWTPYRERLADAYEAQQRWAEAATQLEQLPDTDERLARRVKLADARGLVGEALRLRERLTQDPAELEVILRGYLDAQLVGPAVRLAERLADAQQLTPALTRWVTERFSPSPDGAVLAVRFWPALLREKWPDVDGWTLYAEALRALGRPEAERTDGIGAALVSSDAPAPRAPVSRLERPAQDFQHPEPEGLVPVTEESLARLHVALKPVLVSLGAEGVRVSVDPRGGVEAYLTSPDALVLGAGALGCFGAVELGWLCALALALGSEGVELTRPGAVLAWEDAAVAAWRAMPASLAAGRVLARLDSDVRGGDPAAVDVGAVLSRSEAFRQLALASLDV; encoded by the coding sequence ATGGCCACCGATAGCGAGTCCCCCAAGCCCGTCGCGCCTGCTTCCGGCGCCGCCCCCGAGCTTCGCCTGCTGGATCGGCGTGCGTTCGTGGGCTTTCCGGCCTTGGAGGTCCAGCCCGGGCTGCGCATCGCCGACTTCGCGCTCCAGATTCCGGACGTCAGCTTCCCGTTCAACGTCAGCGCGGGCGCCACGCGCTACCAGCGCAAGAAGCTGCTCTTCGGCTTCCTGGAGCTGACGGTCGACGCGGACCTCGTCACTCGCAAGGTGGCGGAGCTGGCCGGACGGCTGGCGGGCATCGAGGAGCTGCGGCTGCACTTCCGCCCCGGCTACCTGGAGGGCCAGGGACGGCTGCCCGCGCCGGAGCGCACGCCGTTCACGTTCAAGATCGCCTTCGACGCGGACGGGGACCGGCTGGCCGTCTACGTCTACGACGTGCGGCTGTATGGCTTCTCCGCCACGCCGTCGGTGCAGCTGCCGGGCCTGCTGTCCGAGGCCGTGGGCGCGCTGGGCCTGCTGCCGGACGTGGAGGTGCGCGGCGCCACCGGCTTCTCCACCCGCGTGCTACCGGCGCTGTGCGAGCTGGCCGCGCTGAGCCGGGGCTACAAGGTGCCCACGCTGGACACCGCGCGCCTGTCCGCGGCGGAGGTCTCCAGCACGGGCCTGCGCCTGCGCTTCGCCGCCGGTGGGCTGCCGCCGCCCGCCGCGCCGGACGAGGAGCTGATGCTGGCGCTGGAGGGCGCCCGGGCCTTCGCGGACGCCGAGGCGCTGGTCGCGCAGGGCCGGCTCGCGGAGGCGCGGCAGGCGTACCTTCAGGCCGGAGACGCGCAGGACGCGCACCCGTTCGCGGCGGAGCGATTGCTGGCGCTGCTCGTCGCGGATCCTCAGGCGCACGACCTGGCCCTGGATGTCGCGGCCACGCTGTCGCGCCGCCGGGACCGCAGCCCCGCGGCGCTGTGGGGCGAGGCCGTGGTGCGCGAGCGCCGGGGCGAGGGTGCCCGCGCGGCGGAGCGCTACCTGGCGCTGTGCGCGCTGGCCCGCCGCACGTCGGAAGAGGCCGCCGCGTTCTTCGCCGCCGAGGCCGCCGCGCGCTCCTCGCGCGACACCGCGCCTCAGGTGGCGGTGAAGGCGCTGCACGAGCTGCTGGGCCTCAAGCCGGACCACCTGCCTTCGTTGAAGGCGCTGGCGCGCGCGTCGGATCAGGCGCGCGACCGGGCGGGCGCGGTGCGGGCGTACCGGCGGCTCGCGGCGCTGGCGCGCGACCCGTTGGAGGCCGCGGACGCGCACGTGCACCTGGCGCGGCTGTGCGCGCAGACGGAGGACGACATCGCGGGCGCCCGGCTGCACTGCGAGGCCGCGCTGCGGTTGTCTCCGGATCAGCCGGACGCGCTGCTGCTGCTCGGTGAGCTGTGCCACCGCGGCGGCGAGCACCTGCGCGCGTTGAAGGCGCTGGACCGGCTGCGCGAAGTGTCCATGGCGCGCCATGAGCTGGACCGCGTGGGACAGGCGGACCTGCTCGCGGGCCGTGTATGGGAAGACGGCCTGAAGCAGCCGGAGAACGCGCTCCTGCGCTACCGCGAGGCGGTGTCGCTGCTGCCCGGTGAGCCGGAGCCGCTGTTCGCGTCCGCGCGCGTGGCGGAAGGGCTGGGCCGGTTGCAGGAAGCGCTGAGCGGCTACCAGCAGGCGCTGGAGCTGGCGGGCCCCGCGCCGCGTTCGGAGAGCGTGCGCCACGCCGCGCACGAGAGCCACCATGCGCTGGCGCGGCTGTCGCGCACGAAGCTGGGCGACCCGGCGCGGGCGCGCGAGCACCTGGAAGCGGCGCTCGCGTTGGACCCGCGCGACGCGGTGGCGCTGGAGGAGCTGATTCCGTACTTCCGCGTCACCGGCCGCTCTCAGGAGCTGGCCGAGGCGCTGGAGAAGGCCGCCGCGCTGAAGGAGGAGCCGAAGGCCCGCGCCGCGCTGTGGGCCGAGGCCGGTGAGCTGTACCGGGGCAAGCTCCAGCAGGCGGACAAGGCCGACAAGCTGCTCACGCTCGCGCTGGAGGCGGACGGAGACCACCGGCCCGCGCTGGAGTCGCTGCTCGCGCTGGCCGAGGCCCGTCGCGACGGCGCACAGCTCACCCGGTGCCTCGCGGCGCTGGCGCGGCTGACGGTGGAACCGAAGGAGCGGGCGCAGAAGTACCGCCGGCTCGCGGTGGCCGCGCGCGACCTGGCGTTCGACCTGGACCTCGCCGTGCACGCGCTGCAGGAGGTACTGCGCGCGGAGCCGGACGACCTGCCGGCACTGGGCGAATTGTGCGCGTTGCAGCGCAAGCGCTCCGACCTGGCGGGGCTCGCGACGGCGCTGGAGGACCGCGCGCGCGTGGCCGAGGCGCAGGGCGACAAGCGGCTGGCGGCGGCGGCGCTGCGGGAGCTGGCCGGCGTGCTGGAGGCGCGGCTGGGCCGCGTGGGCGACGCGCTGGTGGCGCTGGAGAAGGCCGCGCGGCTGGCGCCGGACGCGGCGGTGCTGCTGGACCTGGCGGACCTGAGCCTGCGCTGCGAGCGGCCCGAGCATGCCCGCCGCGCGCTGGAATCGCTGCTGGCCACGCTGCCTCGCACCGCGGCGCCGGAGAAGCTGGCGGACGTGCGCGCGCGGCTGGGCCGTGCGTGTGAGCTGCTGGGCGACCGGGAAGGCGCCATCGCCGCGTACGCGCAGGCGTTCCCGCTGCGGCGGCTGGACGACGTGCTCGCCACGCGGCTGGAGGCCCTCTACACGGAGGCCGGCGAGACGCAGGCGCTGGCGGAGCTGTGGGCCACGCGCGCGCAGGCGCTGGCGGGCGCGGACCGGGCGGAGGAGGCGGCGCCGCTGTTCCTCCAGAGCGCTCGCGCCCTGCTGGAGCGCGGAGAGAAGGCCTCCGCGCTGATGCGCCTGGCCTCCGCGCTGGAGGCGAGCCCCGAGGGACCGCTGGCCGCCGAGGTGCTGGAGGCGCTGGCCGAGCTGGAGCTGGAACGCGGCGAGAAGCTGGAGGCGGCGCGGCTGTACGCGCGGCGTGCCACGCTGGTGCCGGAGGCGCGCGCGGGCGCGAAGCTGCTCTTCCGCGCGTCGCTGCTGGCCGCGGGCACCAGCCGCGAGGAGGCCTTCCTCGCCGAGGCGCTGGAGCGCGACGCGACGTTCGCGCCCGCGCGGATCCGCCGGGGCGAGCTGCGGCTGGCCACGGATGCCCGCGCCGCGCTGGAGGACTTCGAGGCGGTGCTGGCGCTGCCGCCCGCGGACGTGGATGCCCCGCGCGAAGCGGAGCGCGTGGCCCTCACGCGCAAGGCCGCCACCGCCGCCGTGCGCGCGAACCGCACGGACGCGGCCCGGCGCCTGCTCGCGGAGTTCAGCGCGCGCACGCCGGAGGACCTGGACGCGCGGCTGGAGCTGGCCGCGCTGCACCGCAAGGCCGGCGCCCGCGAGGCCCTGGCGGACCTGCTGGTGGAGCTGTGGCCGCGCCTCGCCGGAGACGCCCGCCGTCAGGCCCGCCGCGAGCTGGCGGAGCTGTGCCTCTCCCTGGGCCGTGCGAGCGCCGCGGCGGATTCGCTGCGCAGCCTGCTGGCGGAGGAGCCGCAGGACGCGTGGGCCGCGCAGGCGCTGCTGGAGCTGCTGCCCCCGCCCGGCACGGGCACGCCGGAAGAAGAGGCCGAGCGGCTGGAACTCTTGGGCACGCTGGTGTCCGCCGCGTCGGGTGAAGCCCGCGCCGAGCTGCTCGCGCGCCGGGCCGCCCTGCACCGGAGCGCGGGCCGCACGGGTCCCGCGCGGGACGACTGCGCGCAGGCCGCGAAGCTGTCGCGCCGCCCCGCGCCGCTGCTGCTGATGCTGGCGGAGCTGGCGCGCGAGGCGTCGGACGCGCCCGCCGAACTCGATGCCTGGCGCCGCGCCGTCGCCGCCGATGCCACCCTGGGCGCCCGCGCCCGGGAGCGGCTGCTGGCCCTGGCCGCCGTGCTGCTGGAGAAGGACGAGCGCGCCTCCGCCGGGGACGCGCTGCGCGCCGCCATCGCGCTGGATCCGCCCTCCGACGCGCGGTGCGACGCCTTCTTCGCGCTCGCCGAGCTGGCCCGCCGCGACAGCAAGCCCGCCGACGAAGCCGCCGCGCTCGCCGAGGCCTCGCGCCAGGGGCCCATCGCCCGCCGCGTGGAGGCGCTCCTGCTGCGCGCCACGCTGCTCGAAGAATTGGGCGACCGGAGCGGCGCCGCGCGCGACCTGGAAGCCGCGCTCGTCCTGGCGCCGCGCCACGAAGAGGCCACGCTCGCGTTGCAGCGCGTGCTGCGCGACCTGGAGGACTGGGCCCGGCTCGCGGAGCTGCTCGCCGCCGAGGCGCCCCATGCGCCGGCCGCCGCCGCCGCGTCGCTGTACTCGGAGCTCGCGAGCCTCTACCTCGACCGGCTGGGGCAGGGGGCGCCCGCCGAGGCCGCGCTGCGCCAGGCGCTGCGGCTGAGCCCGGCCGACGCGACGGTGCGCCGCCGGCTGGTGTCGCTGGTGGCCGGTCGCGGTGAGCTGCTGGAGGCCGCGGGCCTGCTGGAGGCCGCGGCGGAGGACGCCGACGCCGCCGAGGCCGCGGCGCTGCTGCGCGAGGGTGTCACCTACGCGCGGCAGGCCCAGGAGCTGGACCGGGCGCTGGCCCTGGCGCGTCGCGCGCATGCGCGGGTGCCGGCGAAGGGCGAGGACCTGGCCACGCTCGCGGACCTGCTCTTCCTGCGCGGCGCGGTGCGCGAAGCCCTGCCGTTGCAGGAGGCCCTGGTCCAGGCCGCGGATTTCCGCGCGGCCCCGGAAGCGGCGGAGTCCACGAGCCTGCGCCTGGGCGACCTGGCGGAGCAGGCCGGAGACGTGAAGCGCGCGGTGGCCGCGTACCGGCACCTGCTCGCGGAGCGCCCGCTGTGCGAGCGCGCCGTGGAGCGTCTGGCCGCGCTGCTGGAGCGCGATGATCCGCGCGGTGCCTTCGAGGTGCGCGTCGCCCACGCGCGCGTGCTGGCGCCGTCTGAGGACACCGTCACTCGGCTGGTGTCGCTGGCGGAGCGCGCACGCGAGGCGTTGGCGGACGCGGGCATCGCCGCGTCGCTGCTGTCCCACGCGGCGCAGATGGCGAAGGAGCCGCTGCCCCTGCGCCGCCGGCTCGTCGCCCTCTACCGCGAGACGGGCCGCACGTCGGAACTCCTGGCGGAGCTCCAGCCGGTGGCCGCGCTCAGCCTCCAGGCCGGAGAGGTGGACGCCGCGCTCGCGGCCTACGACGAAGAGGCCCGGCTCGCCGAGTCGCTGGGCCGCGCGGACGAAGCGCTGCGCTCGCTCGCCAACGCGCGCGACCTGCTCGCCGCGGGGGAGCGCAACGCGGAGGCCGCCGCGTGCGAGCGCCGCCGCGCGGAGCTGCTGCGCGACGTGAAGCTGGATCTGAACGCGGCCGAGGCCTCGCTGGAGCGCGCCTTCGGGTTCGCCGCGGAGCTGGACACCGCGCGCATGGGCGCGGCCCTGGCCGAGCGCCGCGACGACGCTGCCGCCGAGGCGCGCTGGTGGGAGCGTGGCCTGCCCCGGATGACGGGCACGCGCGAGGGCGCGGCGGTGCTGCTGCGCCTCGCCCGCCTGTACCTGGGCGAGCTCGCGGACCCTGCGAAGGCCGAGGGCTTCCTGCGCCAGGCCCTGCGCCAGGACCGGTGGCTCACCGAGGCCGAGAACCTGCTCGCGGAGCTGCTGGAGCGCGACGGACGGCTCGCGGAGCTGGCCGCCTGGTACGAGGAGTGCGCGGAGTCGGAAATCGACGCCGACCGCCACGCGGCGCTGCTGCTCCAGGCCGCGGTCCTCTACCGCGACCGCGCGAACAAGCCGGAGGCCGCCGCCGCCGCGCTCATCGCCGCGCGCGCCGCGAAGCCGGACGACCTGAACCTCACCGCGCAGGCCGCGGAGCTGCTGCACCAGGTGCGCCGCCCCGCCGACGCCGCCGAGTTCGACGCCATCCTCCTGGAGGCCGACCCGTTCCGGGAGCCCGTCTTCGCGCGCCACCGCGCCTTCCTGGAGGAGAGCGGCGAGCGCCAGGCCCTGGCCGAGCTGATGCTCCGCCGCGCCGAGCGTCAGACGCCCGCCGAGGCCGCCGCCAGCTACCTCGCCGCCGCGAGCGCCTTCCGCGAAGAGGGTGCCCGCGAGCGCGCCATCCTCTGCGAGGACCGCGCGTTCGAGCTGGACCCCGCCAACGCGGAGGCCTTCCAGCACGTGCGCGAGCGCGCCGCCGGAGACGTGCGCCGGCTGGCGGACCTGCTGGGCCAGCGCGCGGAGGCCGTGGCCCCCACCGAAGCGCTGCCCCTGCTGCGCGAGCGGGCCCAGCGCCTGCTGGACGCGGGTGAAGCGCTCAAGGCCGCGGAGGCCTTCGACGACTACCTGGGCCGCGCGGGCGGCGACGTGGACGCGCTCTGCGCCCGCGCCGAGCTGGCCGCGCAGGGTGGTGGCCCCGCCGCCGCGCAGCCGTATGACCGCCGGGTGCTGGCGCTGGGCGGTGACACGCTGCCCGTGCCGGTGCGCGTGCGCACGTGGCTGCGCCTGGGCCACGCGTCGCTCGCGTCCGGAGCGTTCCACGACGCGGCGGATGCCTTCGAAGCCGTGGTGTCGCTGGAGCCGGAGGGCGCGCGCGGCGGTGAGGCGCTGTCGCTGCTCGCGGAGGTGCACTCGCGCACGGGCAACGGCCCCGGGCTGTACCGCGCGTCGTTGCAGCTGGCGCGCAGGGCCCAGGACGCGGCGACGGAAGAGGTGCTGCTGCGCCGCGCGGCCGACCTCTTCGATGATCCGCGCGAGGCCATCGACGCGCTGGTGCCCCTGGCCCGGCTGCGCCCGGCGGATGCGAGCGTCATCGACCGCGCGGTGGAGGGACTGCGCGCCCTGGGCCGCCACGGCGACCTGCTGGGCATCTACGAAGCGGGCGCGGAGGCCGCGGGAGGCTCGCGCGCCGCAGAGCTGCTGCTCGCCGCCGCGTCCGTGGCGAACGAGTCGCTGTCGGACGCGGACACCGCCTGGGCCCTCACGCGCCGCGCGGCGGAAGCGGATCCGGAGAACCCGGCCGCCCTGCGCGCGCTGGTGGACGGCCTGCGCGCACGCAAGGAGTCCGCCGAACTGCTCGCCGCGCTGGAGCGGTTGATTCCCCTCACGGAGGACGCGGACGAGTCCGCGGTGCTCCGCCTGGAGTTCGCGGCGTTGGCGAAGGACGCGGGCCGCGAGGACGCCGCCCGCGACGCGCTGGAAGCCGTGGTGTCGCGCGGTGTCTCCGGAGCCGGCTACGCCGACGCGCTGGAGGCCCTGGAGCCGCTGCTCGGTGAAGCGCACGCGCGCCGCGCCGAGGTGCGCGTGGCCCGCGCCGAGCTCGCGTCGGGCGAGCAGCGCGTGTCGCTGCTGGTGGCCGCCGCGCGGGCCTTCGAGAAGGCAGGCCTGCTGGAAGACGCACTGAAGGCCGCGAAGGCCGCCGTCGCCACGGAGCCGGACCTGCGCGCCGCGCTGCTCGTCGCGCACCTGCACCGCGCCTCGGGAGACGCGCCCCGCGCGGCCCGCGCGCTGTTGCAGGCGGCCCGGCTCGCCGCGCCGGAAGAGCGTCCGCCGCTGCTGCTGGAGGCCGCCGGCCTCTGGGAGAAGGCGGGTGAGATGAGCGAGGCGCTGGAGGTCATCGAGCGCATCGCCACGGACGCACCGGACATGCTGTCCGCGTCGGAGCTGGCCGAGCGCTTCGCCCGCCTGGGTTCCTTCGCGCGCGCCCTGGACGTGGGCTTCGCGCCCGCCATGGCCGCGGGCGAGTACACCGACGCGCTGGCCATGGCCGCGCAGGCGGGCGACGTGCCCCGCACGCGCGTGGCCCTCTGGGCCCTGGTCGCGATGCCGGACGCGGATCCCGCCCACGCCTCCGCGCTGGCGGACGGCCTGCGCGAGGACGCGGAGTGGGAAGGCCTGCTGGAGCTGGCGGCCCTGTCCTATGAGCGCGACGCTGGCTTCGCCGTGGCGCTGCGCGATGAAGTCCTGCGCGCCCGTCCGGCCCCGGTGCTCGCGCGCCTGCGCGCCCTGGAAGAGGTGGGTGGTGAGCCCGGCCTCGGCGCGCGCCTGATGCTCCTCCTGCCGGAGCTGGGGCTGGAGCCGGAAGCGCTGGCGGAGGCCGTGCTCGTCCGCGTGCGCGCGCTGCCGGAGCCCGCGCGGCTGGAGTCCCTGGCCTTCGCGGCGGACGGCTGGCCCGCGCGCCGTGAAGAGCTGCTGCGCGAGCGCTACGCGCTGGAGCGCCAGCTGGGCAACCTGGAGTCCGCGGAGCGCACGCTGGCGCTCATCGCGGAGGACACGAAGGACGCCAGGGCGCGCGCGCTGCTGCACCTGGAGCGCGGTGAGCTGCTCCAGGGCCCGCTGGCCCAGCCGGCGGAAGCGCGCGAGGCCTTCGAGGCCGCCCTCGCCGACGACGCGGACAACCTCGCCGCCGTGCAGGCGCTGCTCGCGCTGGTGGACGAGGCGCGCGAGTCCACGGTGTTCCTCACGCTGGCGGACACCCTCGCGAAGCTCGCGGGCGCCGACGCGTGGACGCCGTACCGCGAGCGCCTGGCGGACGCCTACGAAGCCCAGCAGCGCTGGGCCGAGGCGGCCACGCAGCTGGAGCAGCTCCCGGACACGGACGAGCGGCTGGCCCGCCGCGTGAAGCTCGCCGACGCGCGCGGCCTGGTGGGCGAAGCGCTGCG